A window from Citrobacter amalonaticus encodes these proteins:
- a CDS encoding autotransporter outer membrane beta-barrel domain-containing protein, producing the protein MKETWEKGYSTFSIKDKKYIANQEITLINPAFSKQVVTLLNESYSYNNTLNSVQLNIGDGIYDAAGSEAVNTTVKGEYTNSKGNIETGVLQLNGDGKAFHTLVENNGALTMNGDSQAYDTVVKAGGRQTVGGRAYAQANLIDGGIQVLSVTSTALAEDTIVQNGGQQIIYNGTAKNSHIGANSYQLASGLALDTYLYNGAFQQVFSGKGEEFVADRNTTVYAGARQTITSGISENAQVYGTQVITGVDGQWSDGDWVSDSNSNVRVNGQQAKDATIHAGGLQRIQTGNADGTQVYGTQLVNGQKGGWVGGSWVEQSGWTGGIRANATNTTVHAGGLQQLAWYGEASNTVIDGGRQEVLALGHISNTTLRNGGSSLIAYGGYSTGTLTVEDGSLTMEGGSVHDWTGNLGKGAWAASVDLQGPSSVLYLKHNADTAESVTTIKALTHNGVVNFSAPEGRDAGQFNRLELTTLEGTGTFVMNTNLSGGIGDFLNVSDAVTGQFKVTVHDSGSELRSRAATPYHLIYANGSGADTFAMTNGSVDLGAYKYYLVHGADSDKDNWYLSPQANTPEPEPGPDPEPGPGPSPEPNPEPGVKPDLSESAKAVIAMANVTPTLWDAELSTLRTRLGEIRQMRDYEEGAWGKYISSRYRVSTEHVAYRQDVNGVMLGGDKRFDLENSALIMGSMASYTRADLDSSSTNGKADSYGIGLYTTWLHNSGYYIDGVLKANYFRTENNPYFNGGRTHAKDNTVGGGASVEIGKHIALETWFVEPYLQASWFIGDQTHYKLDSGMSVKADAARSLKGETGLTFGKNVTLVDGTLLQPYARVAVRHEFMKNNDVVINHTEKFKNDLSGTSGKYGLGMTAKLSDRWSAWGEVSYEKGQHIETPYSGQLGIRYSF; encoded by the coding sequence GTGAAAGAAACCTGGGAGAAAGGCTATTCCACTTTTTCCATCAAAGATAAAAAATATATTGCTAACCAGGAAATTACGCTGATCAATCCTGCTTTTTCTAAACAGGTCGTGACGTTATTAAATGAGTCGTATAGTTATAACAATACGTTGAATTCTGTGCAGCTTAATATCGGTGACGGTATATACGATGCCGCCGGTTCTGAAGCCGTGAATACCACGGTGAAAGGGGAATACACCAATAGTAAAGGGAATATTGAAACAGGTGTATTGCAACTTAATGGCGACGGGAAAGCCTTCCATACGCTGGTTGAGAATAACGGTGCCCTGACGATGAATGGTGATTCACAGGCGTATGACACCGTGGTGAAAGCCGGTGGTCGACAGACTGTTGGAGGCCGTGCTTATGCTCAGGCGAATCTCATCGATGGCGGTATTCAGGTGCTCTCAGTCACCAGTACGGCGTTGGCTGAAGATACCATTGTGCAAAATGGCGGCCAGCAAATCATTTATAACGGGACCGCGAAAAACTCGCACATTGGCGCCAACAGCTATCAGCTTGCCAGCGGTCTGGCTTTGGATACATACCTGTATAACGGCGCATTCCAGCAGGTGTTTAGCGGTAAAGGCGAAGAGTTCGTTGCGGACCGCAATACCACCGTTTATGCCGGTGCGCGACAAACGATAACCTCGGGTATTTCAGAAAATGCGCAGGTCTATGGCACGCAGGTGATTACCGGCGTAGACGGTCAATGGAGCGATGGAGACTGGGTTTCCGACAGTAATTCCAACGTTCGTGTCAACGGGCAGCAGGCGAAGGACGCCACTATCCATGCCGGTGGTTTGCAACGTATTCAAACCGGCAATGCCGATGGCACACAGGTCTATGGCACTCAACTTGTCAATGGTCAGAAAGGTGGCTGGGTTGGGGGAAGCTGGGTGGAGCAATCTGGATGGACCGGTGGCATTCGCGCTAACGCGACAAATACGACCGTTCATGCGGGCGGCCTTCAGCAACTTGCCTGGTACGGTGAAGCCAGTAATACGGTTATCGATGGCGGCCGTCAGGAAGTGCTTGCGCTGGGGCATATCTCGAACACAACGCTTCGCAATGGCGGGAGCAGCCTGATTGCCTATGGAGGCTATTCAACGGGGACACTGACGGTAGAAGACGGTTCACTGACTATGGAAGGGGGAAGTGTACACGACTGGACGGGGAATCTGGGTAAGGGCGCCTGGGCCGCGTCGGTGGACTTACAAGGCCCTTCTTCCGTTCTGTACTTAAAACACAACGCGGATACTGCGGAATCCGTCACGACGATTAAAGCCTTAACGCATAATGGTGTGGTGAATTTTAGTGCGCCAGAGGGACGCGACGCGGGACAGTTTAACCGTCTTGAACTCACCACGCTGGAGGGGACCGGGACTTTCGTTATGAACACCAATCTGTCCGGCGGGATTGGGGATTTTCTGAACGTTTCCGATGCCGTGACGGGGCAATTTAAGGTCACGGTGCATGATTCCGGAAGTGAGTTACGCAGTCGAGCGGCTACTCCTTATCACTTAATTTATGCGAATGGGAGCGGGGCAGACACCTTTGCGATGACCAACGGCAGCGTCGATCTTGGTGCGTACAAATACTATCTGGTGCATGGCGCCGATAGCGATAAGGATAACTGGTATTTGTCACCGCAGGCGAATACGCCAGAACCTGAGCCAGGCCCGGATCCTGAGCCGGGTCCAGGACCTTCGCCTGAACCGAATCCTGAACCGGGAGTTAAGCCGGATTTATCAGAAAGCGCGAAAGCGGTTATTGCCATGGCGAATGTGACACCCACTTTGTGGGACGCTGAGTTGTCAACGCTGCGAACCCGTCTCGGTGAAATTCGTCAGATGCGTGACTACGAAGAGGGCGCATGGGGCAAATACATCAGTAGCCGCTACCGCGTTTCCACAGAGCACGTGGCTTACCGTCAGGATGTGAACGGTGTGATGCTCGGTGGCGATAAGCGTTTTGATTTAGAAAATAGCGCACTGATTATGGGCAGTATGGCTTCCTATACGCGTGCGGATCTCGACTCATCCAGTACCAATGGCAAAGCGGACAGTTACGGCATTGGACTGTACACGACCTGGTTACACAACAGCGGTTATTACATCGATGGTGTGTTGAAAGCCAACTATTTCCGTACGGAGAACAACCCCTACTTCAACGGCGGACGCACCCATGCGAAAGATAATACCGTTGGCGGCGGGGCTTCAGTCGAGATCGGTAAGCATATTGCGCTTGAGACGTGGTTTGTTGAACCCTATCTCCAGGCATCATGGTTTATTGGCGACCAGACTCACTACAAACTCGACAGTGGCATGTCGGTTAAAGCGGATGCTGCGCGATCGTTAAAAGGGGAAACCGGGTTAACCTTCGGTAAGAATGTGACGCTGGTAGATGGGACACTGTTACAGCCGTATGCGAGAGTGGCCGTTCGTCATGAGTTTATGAAGAACAACGACGTCGTCATTAACCACACTGAGAAGTTCAAAAATGACCTGTCAGGGACAAGCGGCAAATATGGCTTGGGGATGACCGCGAAGCTAAGCGATCGGTGGTCCGCATGGGGAGAAGTCAGCTACGAAAAAGGCCAACATATCGAGACGCCTTATAGTGGTCAACTGGGTATCCGCTACAGTTTCTGA
- the pepE gene encoding dipeptidase PepE: MELLLLSNSTLPGKGWMEHALPLIAEQLEGRRSAVFIPFAGVTQTWDEYTEKTAAIFAPMGVKVVGIHTVTDPVAAIENAEVVIVGGGNTFQLLKESRERGLLAPIVDVVKRGALYIGWSAGANLACKTIRTTNDMPIVDPQGFDALGLFPLQINPHFTNALPEGHKGETREQRIRELLVVAPELTVIGLPEGNWIKVSKGQAVLGGPNTTYVFEAGKDAVAVEAGHCF; encoded by the coding sequence ATGGAACTGCTTTTATTGAGTAACTCGACACTGCCGGGTAAAGGCTGGATGGAGCATGCGCTGCCGCTGATTGCGGAGCAACTTGAGGGGCGCCGTTCGGCAGTATTTATCCCCTTTGCAGGCGTCACGCAAACCTGGGATGAATACACAGAAAAAACGGCTGCAATCTTCGCCCCGATGGGCGTCAAGGTGGTGGGTATTCACACCGTGACTGATCCGGTGGCGGCCATTGAAAATGCGGAAGTGGTGATTGTCGGTGGCGGTAATACTTTTCAGTTACTGAAAGAGAGCCGCGAGCGCGGGTTGCTGGCACCGATTGTTGACGTGGTTAAACGCGGTGCGCTGTACATCGGCTGGAGTGCGGGTGCCAACCTCGCCTGCAAGACCATCCGCACCACCAACGACATGCCGATTGTTGATCCGCAAGGTTTTGATGCGCTGGGCCTGTTCCCGTTGCAGATTAACCCGCATTTCACTAACGCGCTGCCGGAAGGACACAAAGGCGAAACGCGTGAACAGCGTATTCGCGAGCTGCTGGTTGTCGCGCCTGAACTGACGGTGATCGGTCTGCCGGAAGGCAACTGGATTAAAGTGAGTAAGGGTCAGGCGGTGCTTGGCGGTCCGAACACCACCTACGTGTTCGAAGCCGGTAAAGACGCCGTTGCCGTTGAGGCAGGTCACTGCTTTTAA
- a CDS encoding Na/Pi cotransporter family protein, translating to MLTLLHLLSAVALLVWGTHIVRTGVMRVFGARLRTVLSRSVEKKPLAFCAGIGVTALVQSSNATTMLVTSFVAQDLVALTPALVIVLGADVGTALMARILTFDLSWLSPLLIFIGVIFFLGRKQSRAGQLGRVGIGLGLILLALELIVQAVTPITQANGVQVIFASLTGDIMLDALIGAMFAIISYSSLAAVLLTATLTAAGIISFPVALCLVIGANLGSGLLAMLNNSAANAAARRVALGSLLFKLVGSLIILPFVHPLANLMDELPLAKSELVIYFHVFYNLVRCLAMIPFAEPMARFCKRIIRDEPELDAHLKPKHLDVSALDTPTLALANAAREALRIGDAMEQMMEGLKKVMHGEPREEKELRKIADDINVLYTAIKLYLARMPKEELAEEESRRWAEIIEMSLNLEQASDIVERMGSEIADKSLAARRAFSIEGLKELDALYDQLLSNLQLAMSVFFSGDVTSARRLRRSKHRFRILNRRYSHAHVDRLHQQNVQSIETSSLHLGLLGDMQRLNSLFCSVAYSVLEQPDEDDERDDY from the coding sequence GTGCTAACCCTGCTCCACCTGCTTTCTGCTGTCGCCCTGCTGGTCTGGGGTACCCATATTGTGCGTACTGGCGTGATGCGTGTGTTCGGCGCCCGCCTGCGAACCGTGCTTAGCCGTAGCGTCGAAAAGAAACCGCTCGCCTTCTGCGCGGGAATTGGCGTCACTGCGCTGGTGCAGAGCAGTAATGCCACCACCATGCTGGTGACCTCGTTTGTTGCTCAGGATCTGGTCGCACTGACGCCTGCGCTGGTGATTGTGCTTGGTGCAGACGTAGGGACCGCGCTGATGGCGCGTATCCTCACCTTCGATTTATCGTGGCTCTCGCCGCTGTTGATTTTTATCGGCGTGATCTTCTTCCTCGGCCGTAAACAGTCACGCGCCGGACAACTGGGGCGCGTGGGGATCGGCCTTGGCCTGATCCTGCTGGCGCTGGAACTGATTGTCCAGGCCGTCACCCCTATAACCCAGGCCAACGGCGTACAGGTCATTTTTGCCTCGCTGACCGGCGATATCATGCTGGATGCGCTCATTGGCGCGATGTTCGCGATCATCAGTTATTCCAGCCTGGCGGCGGTACTGCTCACGGCCACCCTGACCGCGGCGGGGATCATCTCCTTCCCGGTGGCGCTGTGTCTGGTGATTGGCGCCAACCTCGGTTCCGGCCTGCTGGCGATGCTCAACAACAGCGCGGCTAATGCCGCGGCTCGTCGCGTGGCGCTTGGCAGTCTGTTGTTTAAGCTGGTGGGTAGCCTGATTATTCTGCCATTTGTCCATCCGCTGGCGAATCTGATGGATGAATTGCCGCTGGCGAAATCCGAGCTGGTGATCTATTTCCATGTTTTCTACAACCTGGTCCGCTGCCTGGCAATGATTCCTTTTGCCGAGCCGATGGCGCGCTTCTGTAAGCGCATCATCCGCGACGAGCCTGAGCTGGATGCGCATCTCAAGCCAAAGCATCTGGACGTTAGCGCGCTGGATACGCCGACCCTTGCGCTCGCCAATGCCGCCCGTGAGGCGCTGCGCATCGGCGATGCGATGGAACAGATGATGGAAGGGCTGAAGAAGGTGATGCATGGCGAGCCGCGCGAAGAGAAGGAGCTGCGCAAAATCGCGGATGACATCAACGTGCTCTACACTGCCATCAAACTCTATCTGGCGCGGATGCCGAAAGAGGAACTGGCGGAAGAGGAGTCGCGCCGCTGGGCGGAGATCATCGAGATGTCGCTCAACCTTGAACAGGCGTCGGATATTGTGGAGCGCATGGGGAGCGAGATTGCTGATAAATCGCTGGCGGCGCGGCGGGCGTTTTCTATTGAGGGGTTAAAAGAGCTGGATGCGCTGTACGACCAGTTGCTCAGCAACCTGCAACTGGCGATGTCGGTCTTCTTCTCCGGCGACGTGACCAGTGCCCGGCGGTTGCGCCGTAGCAAGCATCGTTTCCGCATACTGAATCGCCGTTACTCGCATGCGCACGTTGATCGTCTGCATCAGCAGAACGTACAAAGTATCGAGACCAGCTCTTTGCACCTGGGATTACTGGGGGATATGCAACGTCTGAACTCGTTGTTCTGTTCCGTGGCTTACAGCGTGCTGGAACAGCCGGACGAAGATGACGAGCGGGATGATTACTAA